The proteins below come from a single Thunnus thynnus chromosome 10, fThuThy2.1, whole genome shotgun sequence genomic window:
- the LOC137191124 gene encoding polycomb protein SCMH1 isoform X1, giving the protein MRKPVPQKAIEWKDARRIKHARSGRPSRVPSQYQGHFSWEKYLKETGANAAPASCFRQSLTPPVNEFKAGMKLEAQDPRNTTSTCIATVVGLTGSRLRLRLDGSDNKNDFWRLVDSSEIQPIGNCEKNGGMLQPPLGFRLNASSWPMFLLKTLNGAEMAPSRIFHKQEPPAPEQNSFQVGMKLEAVDRKNPHFICPATVGALRGVEVLVTFDGWRGAFDYYCRYDSRDIFPVGWCSLTGDNLQPPGTKGLNLNSGWWEERRREGRKKKERRSNAKEEWERRTGQEERVNLRTAAQTTSHFLTFFGQERVVLPKSLGALTDGSVESPAMHPAPTVGRPPVQRGRKPGRRKTKVTGPWSQKGSALGPQSIQPGKALEPIKIPKKRGPKPGSKLGWAKRTGWLEEAIAGPGRPVTGPGRPRGRLPANWAQRIALQQAQTQAEPIKIPKKRGPKPGSKRKPRVVPNPVPTSPTSSTPEPDTSTVPLDNATIPNSALQAPTVCVYLNKYGKVGPHLDQRRIQQLPDHFGPGRASSVLQQCVQACVDSAHNQATVFSCLKSGQGGEVISAYFDQQHHTLTLPTVSSVTYVLRFLEKLCHNLHCDPLFGSQPVARGGLHYDSHTYTTDRRSFGDNLTTGPGRGTKRFLQESYNSPLPQKLAKIPRHSTDGESFMENSVAASEHLKKSPLSPNCTGQTPGLRSPSKLLHHTNSTGSFRESPRPSGQDPNLWTVEDVMQYIRDIDPVLAPHADLFRKHEIDGKALLLLRSDMMMKYMGLKLGPALKLTFHIDKLKRA; this is encoded by the exons ATGAGGAAGCCTGTGCCACAGAAAG CTATCGAGTGGAAAGATGCCAGAAGGATCAAGCATGCCCGGAGTGGACGACCCTCCCGGGTGCCCTCACAGTACCAAG GGCATTTCAGTTGGGAGAAATACCTGAAAGAGACGGGTGCCAACGCTGCACCTGCTTCTTGCTTCAGACAG agcCTCACACCTCCAGTAAATGAGTTCAAGGCAGGCATGAAGCTGGAGGCTCAGGACCCGCGAAACACCACGTCCACCTGCATCGCTACAGTGGTGGGCCTGACAGGCTCACGGCTGCGCCTGCGCTTAGATGGGTCCGACAACAAGAACGACTTCTGGCGCCTGGTGGACTCCTCAGAGATCCAGCCTATCGGCAACTGTGAGAAAAATGGAGGCATGCTGCAGCCACCACTCG GCTTCCGTCTCAATGCGTCCTCTTGGCCCATGTTCCTTTTGAAAACACTTAATGGAGCTGAGATGGCACCATCCCGCATATTTCACAAG CAGGAGCCTCCAGCCCCAGAGCAGAACTCCTTCCAGGTGGGCATGAAGCTAGAAGCGGTGGACCGTAAAAATCCCCACTTTATCTGCCCGGCCACAGTGGGTGCGCTGCGTGGAGTCGAGGTGCTGGTCACCTTTGATGGCTGGCGAGGAGCCTTTGACTATTACTGCCGCTATGACTCACGTGACATCTTCCCAGTTGGCTGGTGCTCCCTCACCGGAGACAACCTGCAGCCGCCTGGTACCAAAGGTCTGAACCTAAACAGTGG ATGgtgggaggagagaagaagagaagggaggaaaaagaaagaaaggaggagcaACGCAAAGGAAGAgtgggagaggaggacagggcaggaggagagggTGAATCTGAGGACAGCTGCACAGacaaccagtcactttttgacTTTCTTTGGGCAAGAGAGAG TAGTGTTGCCTAAGAGCCTTGGGGCATTGACAGACGGTAGTGTGGAGAGCCCAGCCATGCACCCTGCCCCCACGGTGGGCAGACCTCCGGTTCAGAGAGGACGTAAGCCAGGCCGCAGGAAAACCAAGGTGACGGGGCCCTGGAGTCAGAAGGGATCAGCGTTGGGACCACAGAGCATCCAGCCAGGCAAAGCCCTGGAGCCCATCAAGATCCCCAAGAAGCGTGGGCCCAAGCCTGGCAGTAAG TTGGGCTGGGCAAAGAGAACTGGCTGGCTGGAAGAAGCCATAGCTGGCCCAGGACGGCCAGTGACAGGCCCAGGGAGACCCAGAGGCAGACTGCCTGCCAACTGGGCACAGAGGATAGCTCTGCAGCAGGCCCAGACTCAGGCAGAACCTATCAAGATCCCAAAGAAAAGAGGGCCCAAGCCTGGCAGCAAG AGAAAACCACGCGTGGTACCTAATCCAGTCCCCACGTCTCCCACCAGCAGCACCCCAGAGCCTGACACCAGCACTGTGCCTCTGGACAACGCCACCATCCCCAACTCTGCACTACAGGCTCCCACAG TTTGTGTGTACCTAAACAAGTACGGCAAGGTAGGGCCCCATTTGGACCAGCGGCGAATCCAGCAGCTCCCAGATCACTTTGGGCCAGGCCGGGCCTCTTCGGTCCTTCAGCAGTGCGTCCAGGCATGTGTTGACTCTGCCCACAACCAGGCCACAGTCTTCTCCTGCCTCAAGTCTGGCCAAGGCGGTGAAGTCATTTCAG CTTACTTTGACCAGCAACATCACACCTTAACCCTGCCCACAGTCAGCAGTGTCACTTACGTCCTCCGCTTCCTGGAAAAACTCTGCCACAACCTTCACTGCGATCCTCTGTTTGGCAGCCAGCCTGTTGCCAGAGGAGGCCTGCACTACGACAGTCACACATACACTACAG ATAGAAGAAGTTTTGGAGATAACCTGACGACAGGCCCGGGCCGAGGCACTAAGCGGTTCCTCCAGGAGTCCTACAACAGTCCCCTGCCTCAGAAACTGGCCAAAATCCCACGGCACTCCACTGATG GAGAGTCCTTCATGGAGAACAGCGTCGCTGCATCAGAGCACTTAAAGAAGAGCCCTCTCTCCCCAAACTGTACGGGCCAAACACCCGGCCTGAGGTCTCCCTCCAAGCTGCTGCATCATACCAACTCTACAG GCAGTTTTCGGGAGAGCCCCAGGCCCAGTGGTCAAGACCCCAACCTGTGGACAGTAGAGGATGTCATGCAGTATATCAGAGACATCGACCCAGTGCTGGCACCACATGCTGACCTTTTCAGAAAACAT GAGATTGACGGGAAAGCACTCCTCTTGCTGCGTAGCGACATGATGATGAAATACATGGGCTTGAAGCTCGGCCCCGCCCTCAAGCTCACCTTTCACATCGACAAGCTCAAACGGGCCTGA
- the LOC137191124 gene encoding polycomb protein SCMH1 isoform X3, translated as MRKPVPQKAIEWKDARRIKHARSGRPSRVPSQYQGHFSWEKYLKETGANAAPASCFRQSLTPPVNEFKAGMKLEAQDPRNTTSTCIATVVGLTGSRLRLRLDGSDNKNDFWRLVDSSEIQPIGNCEKNGGMLQPPLGFRLNASSWPMFLLKTLNGAEMAPSRIFHKQEPPAPEQNSFQVGMKLEAVDRKNPHFICPATVGALRGVEVLVTFDGWRGAFDYYCRYDSRDIFPVGWCSLTGDNLQPPGTKGLNLNIVLPKSLGALTDGSVESPAMHPAPTVGRPPVQRGRKPGRRKTKVTGPWSQKGSALGPQSIQPGKALEPIKIPKKRGPKPGSKLGWAKRTGWLEEAIAGPGRPVTGPGRPRGRLPANWAQRIALQQAQTQAEPIKIPKKRGPKPGSKRKPRVVPNPVPTSPTSSTPEPDTSTVPLDNATIPNSALQAPTVCVYLNKYGKVGPHLDQRRIQQLPDHFGPGRASSVLQQCVQACVDSAHNQATVFSCLKSGQGGEVISAYFDQQHHTLTLPTVSSVTYVLRFLEKLCHNLHCDPLFGSQPVARGGLHYDSHTYTTDRRSFGDNLTTGPGRGTKRFLQESYNSPLPQKLAKIPRHSTDGESFMENSVAASEHLKKSPLSPNCTGQTPGLRSPSKLLHHTNSTGSFRESPRPSGQDPNLWTVEDVMQYIRDIDPVLAPHADLFRKHEIDGKALLLLRSDMMMKYMGLKLGPALKLTFHIDKLKRA; from the exons ATGAGGAAGCCTGTGCCACAGAAAG CTATCGAGTGGAAAGATGCCAGAAGGATCAAGCATGCCCGGAGTGGACGACCCTCCCGGGTGCCCTCACAGTACCAAG GGCATTTCAGTTGGGAGAAATACCTGAAAGAGACGGGTGCCAACGCTGCACCTGCTTCTTGCTTCAGACAG agcCTCACACCTCCAGTAAATGAGTTCAAGGCAGGCATGAAGCTGGAGGCTCAGGACCCGCGAAACACCACGTCCACCTGCATCGCTACAGTGGTGGGCCTGACAGGCTCACGGCTGCGCCTGCGCTTAGATGGGTCCGACAACAAGAACGACTTCTGGCGCCTGGTGGACTCCTCAGAGATCCAGCCTATCGGCAACTGTGAGAAAAATGGAGGCATGCTGCAGCCACCACTCG GCTTCCGTCTCAATGCGTCCTCTTGGCCCATGTTCCTTTTGAAAACACTTAATGGAGCTGAGATGGCACCATCCCGCATATTTCACAAG CAGGAGCCTCCAGCCCCAGAGCAGAACTCCTTCCAGGTGGGCATGAAGCTAGAAGCGGTGGACCGTAAAAATCCCCACTTTATCTGCCCGGCCACAGTGGGTGCGCTGCGTGGAGTCGAGGTGCTGGTCACCTTTGATGGCTGGCGAGGAGCCTTTGACTATTACTGCCGCTATGACTCACGTGACATCTTCCCAGTTGGCTGGTGCTCCCTCACCGGAGACAACCTGCAGCCGCCTGGTACCAAAGGTCTGAACCTAAACA TAGTGTTGCCTAAGAGCCTTGGGGCATTGACAGACGGTAGTGTGGAGAGCCCAGCCATGCACCCTGCCCCCACGGTGGGCAGACCTCCGGTTCAGAGAGGACGTAAGCCAGGCCGCAGGAAAACCAAGGTGACGGGGCCCTGGAGTCAGAAGGGATCAGCGTTGGGACCACAGAGCATCCAGCCAGGCAAAGCCCTGGAGCCCATCAAGATCCCCAAGAAGCGTGGGCCCAAGCCTGGCAGTAAG TTGGGCTGGGCAAAGAGAACTGGCTGGCTGGAAGAAGCCATAGCTGGCCCAGGACGGCCAGTGACAGGCCCAGGGAGACCCAGAGGCAGACTGCCTGCCAACTGGGCACAGAGGATAGCTCTGCAGCAGGCCCAGACTCAGGCAGAACCTATCAAGATCCCAAAGAAAAGAGGGCCCAAGCCTGGCAGCAAG AGAAAACCACGCGTGGTACCTAATCCAGTCCCCACGTCTCCCACCAGCAGCACCCCAGAGCCTGACACCAGCACTGTGCCTCTGGACAACGCCACCATCCCCAACTCTGCACTACAGGCTCCCACAG TTTGTGTGTACCTAAACAAGTACGGCAAGGTAGGGCCCCATTTGGACCAGCGGCGAATCCAGCAGCTCCCAGATCACTTTGGGCCAGGCCGGGCCTCTTCGGTCCTTCAGCAGTGCGTCCAGGCATGTGTTGACTCTGCCCACAACCAGGCCACAGTCTTCTCCTGCCTCAAGTCTGGCCAAGGCGGTGAAGTCATTTCAG CTTACTTTGACCAGCAACATCACACCTTAACCCTGCCCACAGTCAGCAGTGTCACTTACGTCCTCCGCTTCCTGGAAAAACTCTGCCACAACCTTCACTGCGATCCTCTGTTTGGCAGCCAGCCTGTTGCCAGAGGAGGCCTGCACTACGACAGTCACACATACACTACAG ATAGAAGAAGTTTTGGAGATAACCTGACGACAGGCCCGGGCCGAGGCACTAAGCGGTTCCTCCAGGAGTCCTACAACAGTCCCCTGCCTCAGAAACTGGCCAAAATCCCACGGCACTCCACTGATG GAGAGTCCTTCATGGAGAACAGCGTCGCTGCATCAGAGCACTTAAAGAAGAGCCCTCTCTCCCCAAACTGTACGGGCCAAACACCCGGCCTGAGGTCTCCCTCCAAGCTGCTGCATCATACCAACTCTACAG GCAGTTTTCGGGAGAGCCCCAGGCCCAGTGGTCAAGACCCCAACCTGTGGACAGTAGAGGATGTCATGCAGTATATCAGAGACATCGACCCAGTGCTGGCACCACATGCTGACCTTTTCAGAAAACAT GAGATTGACGGGAAAGCACTCCTCTTGCTGCGTAGCGACATGATGATGAAATACATGGGCTTGAAGCTCGGCCCCGCCCTCAAGCTCACCTTTCACATCGACAAGCTCAAACGGGCCTGA
- the LOC137191124 gene encoding polycomb protein SCMH1 isoform X2: MRKPVPQKAIEWKDARRIKHARSGRPSRVPSQYQGHFSWEKYLKETGANAAPASCFRQSLTPPVNEFKAGMKLEAQDPRNTTSTCIATVVGLTGSRLRLRLDGSDNKNDFWRLVDSSEIQPIGNCEKNGGMLQPPLGFRLNASSWPMFLLKTLNGAEMAPSRIFHKEPPAPEQNSFQVGMKLEAVDRKNPHFICPATVGALRGVEVLVTFDGWRGAFDYYCRYDSRDIFPVGWCSLTGDNLQPPGTKGLNLNSGWWEERRREGRKKKERRSNAKEEWERRTGQEERVNLRTAAQTTSHFLTFFGQERVVLPKSLGALTDGSVESPAMHPAPTVGRPPVQRGRKPGRRKTKVTGPWSQKGSALGPQSIQPGKALEPIKIPKKRGPKPGSKLGWAKRTGWLEEAIAGPGRPVTGPGRPRGRLPANWAQRIALQQAQTQAEPIKIPKKRGPKPGSKRKPRVVPNPVPTSPTSSTPEPDTSTVPLDNATIPNSALQAPTVCVYLNKYGKVGPHLDQRRIQQLPDHFGPGRASSVLQQCVQACVDSAHNQATVFSCLKSGQGGEVISAYFDQQHHTLTLPTVSSVTYVLRFLEKLCHNLHCDPLFGSQPVARGGLHYDSHTYTTDRRSFGDNLTTGPGRGTKRFLQESYNSPLPQKLAKIPRHSTDGESFMENSVAASEHLKKSPLSPNCTGQTPGLRSPSKLLHHTNSTGSFRESPRPSGQDPNLWTVEDVMQYIRDIDPVLAPHADLFRKHEIDGKALLLLRSDMMMKYMGLKLGPALKLTFHIDKLKRA; this comes from the exons ATGAGGAAGCCTGTGCCACAGAAAG CTATCGAGTGGAAAGATGCCAGAAGGATCAAGCATGCCCGGAGTGGACGACCCTCCCGGGTGCCCTCACAGTACCAAG GGCATTTCAGTTGGGAGAAATACCTGAAAGAGACGGGTGCCAACGCTGCACCTGCTTCTTGCTTCAGACAG agcCTCACACCTCCAGTAAATGAGTTCAAGGCAGGCATGAAGCTGGAGGCTCAGGACCCGCGAAACACCACGTCCACCTGCATCGCTACAGTGGTGGGCCTGACAGGCTCACGGCTGCGCCTGCGCTTAGATGGGTCCGACAACAAGAACGACTTCTGGCGCCTGGTGGACTCCTCAGAGATCCAGCCTATCGGCAACTGTGAGAAAAATGGAGGCATGCTGCAGCCACCACTCG GCTTCCGTCTCAATGCGTCCTCTTGGCCCATGTTCCTTTTGAAAACACTTAATGGAGCTGAGATGGCACCATCCCGCATATTTCACAAG GAGCCTCCAGCCCCAGAGCAGAACTCCTTCCAGGTGGGCATGAAGCTAGAAGCGGTGGACCGTAAAAATCCCCACTTTATCTGCCCGGCCACAGTGGGTGCGCTGCGTGGAGTCGAGGTGCTGGTCACCTTTGATGGCTGGCGAGGAGCCTTTGACTATTACTGCCGCTATGACTCACGTGACATCTTCCCAGTTGGCTGGTGCTCCCTCACCGGAGACAACCTGCAGCCGCCTGGTACCAAAGGTCTGAACCTAAACAGTGG ATGgtgggaggagagaagaagagaagggaggaaaaagaaagaaaggaggagcaACGCAAAGGAAGAgtgggagaggaggacagggcaggaggagagggTGAATCTGAGGACAGCTGCACAGacaaccagtcactttttgacTTTCTTTGGGCAAGAGAGAG TAGTGTTGCCTAAGAGCCTTGGGGCATTGACAGACGGTAGTGTGGAGAGCCCAGCCATGCACCCTGCCCCCACGGTGGGCAGACCTCCGGTTCAGAGAGGACGTAAGCCAGGCCGCAGGAAAACCAAGGTGACGGGGCCCTGGAGTCAGAAGGGATCAGCGTTGGGACCACAGAGCATCCAGCCAGGCAAAGCCCTGGAGCCCATCAAGATCCCCAAGAAGCGTGGGCCCAAGCCTGGCAGTAAG TTGGGCTGGGCAAAGAGAACTGGCTGGCTGGAAGAAGCCATAGCTGGCCCAGGACGGCCAGTGACAGGCCCAGGGAGACCCAGAGGCAGACTGCCTGCCAACTGGGCACAGAGGATAGCTCTGCAGCAGGCCCAGACTCAGGCAGAACCTATCAAGATCCCAAAGAAAAGAGGGCCCAAGCCTGGCAGCAAG AGAAAACCACGCGTGGTACCTAATCCAGTCCCCACGTCTCCCACCAGCAGCACCCCAGAGCCTGACACCAGCACTGTGCCTCTGGACAACGCCACCATCCCCAACTCTGCACTACAGGCTCCCACAG TTTGTGTGTACCTAAACAAGTACGGCAAGGTAGGGCCCCATTTGGACCAGCGGCGAATCCAGCAGCTCCCAGATCACTTTGGGCCAGGCCGGGCCTCTTCGGTCCTTCAGCAGTGCGTCCAGGCATGTGTTGACTCTGCCCACAACCAGGCCACAGTCTTCTCCTGCCTCAAGTCTGGCCAAGGCGGTGAAGTCATTTCAG CTTACTTTGACCAGCAACATCACACCTTAACCCTGCCCACAGTCAGCAGTGTCACTTACGTCCTCCGCTTCCTGGAAAAACTCTGCCACAACCTTCACTGCGATCCTCTGTTTGGCAGCCAGCCTGTTGCCAGAGGAGGCCTGCACTACGACAGTCACACATACACTACAG ATAGAAGAAGTTTTGGAGATAACCTGACGACAGGCCCGGGCCGAGGCACTAAGCGGTTCCTCCAGGAGTCCTACAACAGTCCCCTGCCTCAGAAACTGGCCAAAATCCCACGGCACTCCACTGATG GAGAGTCCTTCATGGAGAACAGCGTCGCTGCATCAGAGCACTTAAAGAAGAGCCCTCTCTCCCCAAACTGTACGGGCCAAACACCCGGCCTGAGGTCTCCCTCCAAGCTGCTGCATCATACCAACTCTACAG GCAGTTTTCGGGAGAGCCCCAGGCCCAGTGGTCAAGACCCCAACCTGTGGACAGTAGAGGATGTCATGCAGTATATCAGAGACATCGACCCAGTGCTGGCACCACATGCTGACCTTTTCAGAAAACAT GAGATTGACGGGAAAGCACTCCTCTTGCTGCGTAGCGACATGATGATGAAATACATGGGCTTGAAGCTCGGCCCCGCCCTCAAGCTCACCTTTCACATCGACAAGCTCAAACGGGCCTGA
- the LOC137191124 gene encoding polycomb protein SCMH1 isoform X4: MRKPVPQKAIEWKDARRIKHARSGRPSRVPSQYQGHFSWEKYLKETGANAAPASCFRQSLTPPVNEFKAGMKLEAQDPRNTTSTCIATVVGLTGSRLRLRLDGSDNKNDFWRLVDSSEIQPIGNCEKNGGMLQPPLGFRLNASSWPMFLLKTLNGAEMAPSRIFHKQEPPAPEQNSFQVGMKLEAVDRKNPHFICPATVGALRGVEVLVTFDGWRGAFDYYCRYDSRDIFPVGWCSLTGDNLQPPGTKVVLPKSLGALTDGSVESPAMHPAPTVGRPPVQRGRKPGRRKTKVTGPWSQKGSALGPQSIQPGKALEPIKIPKKRGPKPGSKLGWAKRTGWLEEAIAGPGRPVTGPGRPRGRLPANWAQRIALQQAQTQAEPIKIPKKRGPKPGSKRKPRVVPNPVPTSPTSSTPEPDTSTVPLDNATIPNSALQAPTVCVYLNKYGKVGPHLDQRRIQQLPDHFGPGRASSVLQQCVQACVDSAHNQATVFSCLKSGQGGEVISAYFDQQHHTLTLPTVSSVTYVLRFLEKLCHNLHCDPLFGSQPVARGGLHYDSHTYTTDRRSFGDNLTTGPGRGTKRFLQESYNSPLPQKLAKIPRHSTDGESFMENSVAASEHLKKSPLSPNCTGQTPGLRSPSKLLHHTNSTGSFRESPRPSGQDPNLWTVEDVMQYIRDIDPVLAPHADLFRKHEIDGKALLLLRSDMMMKYMGLKLGPALKLTFHIDKLKRA, from the exons ATGAGGAAGCCTGTGCCACAGAAAG CTATCGAGTGGAAAGATGCCAGAAGGATCAAGCATGCCCGGAGTGGACGACCCTCCCGGGTGCCCTCACAGTACCAAG GGCATTTCAGTTGGGAGAAATACCTGAAAGAGACGGGTGCCAACGCTGCACCTGCTTCTTGCTTCAGACAG agcCTCACACCTCCAGTAAATGAGTTCAAGGCAGGCATGAAGCTGGAGGCTCAGGACCCGCGAAACACCACGTCCACCTGCATCGCTACAGTGGTGGGCCTGACAGGCTCACGGCTGCGCCTGCGCTTAGATGGGTCCGACAACAAGAACGACTTCTGGCGCCTGGTGGACTCCTCAGAGATCCAGCCTATCGGCAACTGTGAGAAAAATGGAGGCATGCTGCAGCCACCACTCG GCTTCCGTCTCAATGCGTCCTCTTGGCCCATGTTCCTTTTGAAAACACTTAATGGAGCTGAGATGGCACCATCCCGCATATTTCACAAG CAGGAGCCTCCAGCCCCAGAGCAGAACTCCTTCCAGGTGGGCATGAAGCTAGAAGCGGTGGACCGTAAAAATCCCCACTTTATCTGCCCGGCCACAGTGGGTGCGCTGCGTGGAGTCGAGGTGCTGGTCACCTTTGATGGCTGGCGAGGAGCCTTTGACTATTACTGCCGCTATGACTCACGTGACATCTTCCCAGTTGGCTGGTGCTCCCTCACCGGAGACAACCTGCAGCCGCCTGGTACCAAAG TAGTGTTGCCTAAGAGCCTTGGGGCATTGACAGACGGTAGTGTGGAGAGCCCAGCCATGCACCCTGCCCCCACGGTGGGCAGACCTCCGGTTCAGAGAGGACGTAAGCCAGGCCGCAGGAAAACCAAGGTGACGGGGCCCTGGAGTCAGAAGGGATCAGCGTTGGGACCACAGAGCATCCAGCCAGGCAAAGCCCTGGAGCCCATCAAGATCCCCAAGAAGCGTGGGCCCAAGCCTGGCAGTAAG TTGGGCTGGGCAAAGAGAACTGGCTGGCTGGAAGAAGCCATAGCTGGCCCAGGACGGCCAGTGACAGGCCCAGGGAGACCCAGAGGCAGACTGCCTGCCAACTGGGCACAGAGGATAGCTCTGCAGCAGGCCCAGACTCAGGCAGAACCTATCAAGATCCCAAAGAAAAGAGGGCCCAAGCCTGGCAGCAAG AGAAAACCACGCGTGGTACCTAATCCAGTCCCCACGTCTCCCACCAGCAGCACCCCAGAGCCTGACACCAGCACTGTGCCTCTGGACAACGCCACCATCCCCAACTCTGCACTACAGGCTCCCACAG TTTGTGTGTACCTAAACAAGTACGGCAAGGTAGGGCCCCATTTGGACCAGCGGCGAATCCAGCAGCTCCCAGATCACTTTGGGCCAGGCCGGGCCTCTTCGGTCCTTCAGCAGTGCGTCCAGGCATGTGTTGACTCTGCCCACAACCAGGCCACAGTCTTCTCCTGCCTCAAGTCTGGCCAAGGCGGTGAAGTCATTTCAG CTTACTTTGACCAGCAACATCACACCTTAACCCTGCCCACAGTCAGCAGTGTCACTTACGTCCTCCGCTTCCTGGAAAAACTCTGCCACAACCTTCACTGCGATCCTCTGTTTGGCAGCCAGCCTGTTGCCAGAGGAGGCCTGCACTACGACAGTCACACATACACTACAG ATAGAAGAAGTTTTGGAGATAACCTGACGACAGGCCCGGGCCGAGGCACTAAGCGGTTCCTCCAGGAGTCCTACAACAGTCCCCTGCCTCAGAAACTGGCCAAAATCCCACGGCACTCCACTGATG GAGAGTCCTTCATGGAGAACAGCGTCGCTGCATCAGAGCACTTAAAGAAGAGCCCTCTCTCCCCAAACTGTACGGGCCAAACACCCGGCCTGAGGTCTCCCTCCAAGCTGCTGCATCATACCAACTCTACAG GCAGTTTTCGGGAGAGCCCCAGGCCCAGTGGTCAAGACCCCAACCTGTGGACAGTAGAGGATGTCATGCAGTATATCAGAGACATCGACCCAGTGCTGGCACCACATGCTGACCTTTTCAGAAAACAT GAGATTGACGGGAAAGCACTCCTCTTGCTGCGTAGCGACATGATGATGAAATACATGGGCTTGAAGCTCGGCCCCGCCCTCAAGCTCACCTTTCACATCGACAAGCTCAAACGGGCCTGA